CGCCGCGACCGCAGAAAAGGGTGAAGCGCTGTTCTCTCACTTCGCATCAGGGGTGTCGGCGTACTTGGAGCGAGTCGTGGAATGGGACGGAAGCTGGGACCGGTAAAGCCCACCATCAACCGCAACCGCGAGACTCGAAGCACGGAAACGATTCATGAGTACCCCCGACTCCGCACTCAGTTCCCCCCACTCTTCGTCGCCTTGGAGGTGGTGGGTGTGCGGGGCGATGATGTTCGCCACGCTCCTGAACTACATGGACCGGCAGGTTCTGCCACAAATCGCCACGGAGCTGAAAAGCGCGTACAACCTCGACGACGCCCGGTACGGTCAGATCGCCGGGAACTTCGCCTACGCCTTCGCGCTCGGGTCCATTTTCTTCGGCTTCGTCGCCGACCGGATCGGCCCGCGCCTGCTGTACCCGATCGTACTCATCGGGTGGTCGCTCGCGGGACTCGCGACTCCGATGATGCGCGATCAAGCCCTGACGATCCGGTTCGAGCAACCTGGTGAGCCGGGGAGCGGTCCATACTACTGGCTGCTGTACTGTCGCACGCTCCTCGGGTTCTTCGAGGCCGGGCACTGGCCCTGTGCTCTGTTAACAGCCCGACAGATCCTCACGACACGGGACCGACCGCTCGGTAACGGCTTGCTACAAAGCGGGGCCTCACTCGGTGCGATTCTGGTTCCGCTGTACGTGATGGCGGTGCGGAACCTCGGCGGCGGGTGGGAAGTCGCATTCTGGACGATTGGGGCCGCCGGGTTGTTGTGGGTTCCGGTTTGGCTCATACTCGTGCGCCGCGGATCGCTCGATCAAGCCCCGCCGGTCGAAACGAGCGAAAACGAAGGCGAGTACTTCCCACCCGCCCCTGTCTCCATTCCAGAAGCACCGTTTCAATGGGGGCAGTTCATTCGCATCTATCTCACGCTGTTCGCGGTCATCCTGGGGATCAGTGCGAGCTGGCAGTTCATTCGCGAGTGGCTCCCGAAGTTCCTGAAGGAATCGCAGGGGTTCTCGGCGGACGCGGCCGACGTGATCGTCCCGGTTTACTACATCGCGGCAGAACTCGGGTGCTTCGCGGCCGGGCTGCTCGTGCGGTGGCTGGTGGCCCGTGGGCGCGAGGTCCATTCCGCGCGCGTCACGGGCTACGCGGTGTTCGCGCTCGTCACGGCATCTGCGGCGCTCGCGCCTCTCGTTGGCGGATGGTTCGGTGTGGGGCTGATTGTTCTGGCCGGCGCCGGAATTCTCGGGCTGCACCCGTACTACTACGCGCTCGCGCAAGAGCTACCGGCCAAGCACATGGCCCTGCTCTCGGGAATTCTCGCGGCGGCCGGCTGGTTCGCGGTCGGGAAGTTACAAGAAGTGATGGGCGTCCGCATCAAAGAGACGGGGAACTACAACATCGGCTTCTACATCGCGGGGCTGACCCCGATGGCGGGGCTTATCGCGCTGCTCGTGTTGTGGAAATCGGCGCCACAGCACGAGCGGCGCGACGAGGTCACTTGAGTTCGACCGTGACTGTCCCGCCGGATTCGGGGACAGTCACAGTCACCCCCGAAGTTTGGGGGTCGCTGAACTTCGTCGGGACCGTGGCGGCCTTCGCCTTCGGCGTGTCCCCACTGGCAGCTTTGTCCGAACTGCCGACGTTCATTGGCCCACCCACGTAGGCCACCTTCTGTTCGCCCGGTACCACATCGGTCATAAGGAACGTACCATCGGGCCGGATCGCGGCCGTAGCGAAGTCGCCATTGGGTGCGAGGAATTTGATGATACCGGTATTCAACTGGTGCCCCTGGTAGCTCACGGTACCAGTCACGGTGATCATCTTCTTGGCCGGCTTGCCGCCGCAACCGGCGGAAAGCATCAGCATTGCGACCAAAAGGGTCGCGGTTCTGAGTGTCATGTCACGTTGCTCGGTGGGAGAAAGAGAAACGCCGGCCGAGCGAACTCGACCGGCGCGATGTGTCAACGGCGCGGATCAGAAATTGCCAATAACGAGGCCGTCCGCCGGCCAGAGGGCGCGGCACCAACTCGTCTGATCGACGCCCGAGGTCACGCCGCGGACGCTGCCGTCCAACATACCGACGACGCAAATGCCGTCGATGGCCTGCACCCGGTACGGGTCACACGCGGCGAGCGTCGGCTGCATTTGGGGCGGGGCCGACGTCGAGGTGGCGGTGATTGTGGTACCCGTGCTGGTCATCAGGCGCGTATCGAAGTATGGCCCCTGAATGTAGTACCACGTGAGGTTGTACGCCCACAGTTTGTGGTTCATGTTGTCGGTCGAATTGCTGCTCGGCCCGCAGATCGCGTACTGCTCCGCGACCCCAACCGTGTTCGACGTGCCGTCCGTCATGGAGGTCAGGGTGAGGCGCCCGTTCCCCTTCGTCACGAGGTTGATGTTGTTGACGCCGGCGACGGGATCGACGGGCGTGCCGTACACGGCGTGGTTCATGCCGTAACTACAGTGCGCCCAGGTTCCACCGTTGCCCTCGGTCCACGTGTCCGGCGCGTTGGACGGATCCCGCGGCGACAGGTACGTCTTGATCTTTTTCGCGCTCGCCGACAGCCCAGCCCGACGATCGGCCTCGGTGTTGGCACCCGGAGCCGGCCAAGCCCCGCCGTTGGCGATGCCGAGTTTGTACACGTTGTCCTGCTCGATGTACGGGAGGATCCAGAAGTACCCCGACACCGGTTGACCACTACCGGGGACGGCGATGGCCGACAGTGGCGGAATGATCCCGTTCGCGTCGTGGAAGCTGTGATTCGCCAGCATGATCTGCTTGACGTTGTTCTGGCTCTGGAGCCGGGCCGCTGCGCTCCGCACCTTTTGAACGGCCGGCAGGAGCAGGCCGATCAGGATCGCAATAATCGCGATCACGACGAGCAACTCGATGAGTGTAAAGGCGGTTCGTCGTTTCAATGACTGCGCGTAACCGAAGGAAGAGACAGGAGAGATCATAAGCGCTCCGGAGATGAAATACAGAACACGCCCGAGGCAAAACGATTGGTACTTCGGGCGCGGGCGCACTTGGGCGAAAGTTCCCCGTATTATCGGTATACCGGGTGTCCCACGCCAATGGGTATTACCGAAAAACTTTATCGTACTTACACGTACCGTCTTAAAATCGGTCACCTGCAAGCCTTGAGAAACGCAATCAAATCCGCTAATTCCTGCGGGGTAAGGAGTTGCTCCATTCCGGCGGGCATAAGTGAAACAATACTCGGAGCGATGCTTCCAATGTCGGCCCGGGCGATGCGCTCTTCTTTGTCCGCCGCGACCACGATGACGATTTCGTCCGGAGCGTCTTTTTTCAGCACGCCGTTAAGCGTGCGGTCGTCGGTGGTGACGACGCGAACCGGTTCATAACTGCGCACGAAACTTGCGCTGGGGAAGACAACAGATTCGAGCAAGTCGCGCTCGGTGCGAATGCTCCCGATCTTGGTAAGGTCCGGCCCGACCGTGCCACCCACGTACCCGACCTTGTGGCACGCGACGCAATTCGTCTTCGCACTGTTGAACACGAGCTGGCCGCGGCGCACGTCGCCCGGTTTCAGGCCCGAGAGTAACTTCTCCAGGCGCGCGGTTTCGCCCTTGCGCGCGTCCGCGAGTTCCGCGTAGAGCTTTTCGGCTTCGTCCTTCACTGCTTGGGGGTACTTGTCGAGCACCGGCTTCACGAGTTCCGTGCGGAGCGCCGGGCGCACGGCCTTATCACGAAGTGCCTTCAC
This region of Gemmata massiliana genomic DNA includes:
- a CDS encoding MFS transporter, which codes for MSTPDSALSSPHSSSPWRWWVCGAMMFATLLNYMDRQVLPQIATELKSAYNLDDARYGQIAGNFAYAFALGSIFFGFVADRIGPRLLYPIVLIGWSLAGLATPMMRDQALTIRFEQPGEPGSGPYYWLLYCRTLLGFFEAGHWPCALLTARQILTTRDRPLGNGLLQSGASLGAILVPLYVMAVRNLGGGWEVAFWTIGAAGLLWVPVWLILVRRGSLDQAPPVETSENEGEYFPPAPVSIPEAPFQWGQFIRIYLTLFAVILGISASWQFIREWLPKFLKESQGFSADAADVIVPVYYIAAELGCFAAGLLVRWLVARGREVHSARVTGYAVFALVTASAALAPLVGGWFGVGLIVLAGAGILGLHPYYYALAQELPAKHMALLSGILAAAGWFAVGKLQEVMGVRIKETGNYNIGFYIAGLTPMAGLIALLVLWKSAPQHERRDEVT
- a CDS encoding DUF1559 family PulG-like putative transporter, which produces MISPVSSFGYAQSLKRRTAFTLIELLVVIAIIAILIGLLLPAVQKVRSAAARLQSQNNVKQIMLANHSFHDANGIIPPLSAIAVPGSGQPVSGYFWILPYIEQDNVYKLGIANGGAWPAPGANTEADRRAGLSASAKKIKTYLSPRDPSNAPDTWTEGNGGTWAHCSYGMNHAVYGTPVDPVAGVNNINLVTKGNGRLTLTSMTDGTSNTVGVAEQYAICGPSSNSTDNMNHKLWAYNLTWYYIQGPYFDTRLMTSTGTTITATSTSAPPQMQPTLAACDPYRVQAIDGICVVGMLDGSVRGVTSGVDQTSWCRALWPADGLVIGNF